A part of Ictalurus furcatus strain D&B chromosome 8, Billie_1.0, whole genome shotgun sequence genomic DNA contains:
- the slitrk2 gene encoding SLIT and NTRK-like protein 2 yields MLNNVLLLSVLTITGFSSRTESRKTSKDICKSRCPCEEKENALNINCENKGFTSVSSFQPPQNKISQLFLNGNFLTRLNANEFVNYGNVTSLHLGNNGLQEIKTGAFNGLKNLKRLHLNNNNLEIIKEDTFSGLESLEYLQADYNYISAIEAGAFNKLNKLKVLILNDNLLLSLPNNIFRFVMLTHLDLRGNRLKTLPFAGVLEHIGGIMEIQLEENPWNCTCDLVPLKAWLDTIAVFVGDVVCETPFRLHGKDVTQLIKQDLCPRRSTGDSTPRAMQPPPPDPQHRVPVPTSRTHFAPTRAPKASRPPRMRSRPTPRVTSGRDKHVFGPIMVYQTRSPVPMTCPSICVCTSQSPDSGLNVNCQERKLHNISDLQPKPSYPKKLHLTGNHLQIIYRADLTEYSTLELLHLGNNRIAIIQDGAFENLTNLRRLYLNGNYIESLSQALFAGLQSLQYLYLEYNIIKDILPNTFNSLHNLQLLFLNNNLLRSLPDNVFGGTMLTRLNLRNNHFSHLPVSGVLDQLSAFVQIDLQENPWECTCGIVPLKNWMELSSTSVVVNEITCDSPSKHAGRLLRSLRNDAICSENDETPAPATKAPTIISISTEVTPSSAATPTEDTQPETHQEVPLSVLILGLLVVFILSVCFGAGIFVFVLKRRKAVESVPATAAANSLDLSSFQAHYGHYDTEQSTGKREGHVYNYIPAAVGQMCPNPIYVQKENEHVAYYRNLKELGFAAQDPKREEFGRSPTYTISTLERVEENPQHSSCEPELLYQNVAERVRELPTTAPFGYSFCTLPKRPLAPPYEAAGRPNRERQNKTVLYGTPRKHAEQLLPAKLKTEPDYLEVLEKHTAMSQL; encoded by the coding sequence atgttgaacaaCGTTTTGCTGCTGAGCGTTTTGACAATAACCGGCTTCTCCTCGCGGACGGAGAGCCGCAAAACTTCGAAGGACATTTGTAAGAGCCGCTGTCCGTGCGAGGAGAAGGAGAACGCGTTAAACATCAACTGCGAGAACAAAGGATTTACGAGTGTGAGTTCGTTTCAGCCGCCGCAGAATAAAATAAGCCAGCTTTTCCTGAACGGGAACTTTCTCACGAGACTGAACGCCAACGAGTTCGTCAATTACGGTAATGTCACATCTCTCCATTTGGGCAATAACGGGCTGCAGGAGATTAAAACGGGGGCGTTCAATGGCCTAAAAAACCTCAAACGCCTCCATCTGAACAATAACAATTTGGAGATTATAAAAGAAGACACATTTTCTGGCTTAGAAAGTTTAGAGTATTTGCAGGCTGATTACAATTATATAAGTGCCATAGAGGCAGGTGCGTTCAATAAGCTGAACAAGCTTAAAGTCCTCATACTTAATGATAACCTTTTGCTCTCTCTGCCTAACAATATATTCCGATTTGTGATGCTGACACATTTGGATTTGAGGGGAAACCGACTGAAGACGCTACCGTTTGCTGGTGTCTTGGAGCACATAGGCGGCATTATGGAGATACAGCTGGAAGAGAACCCATGGAACTGTACGTGTGACCTTGTTCCACTCAAGGCCTGGCTGGATACCATTGCGGTGTTTGTTGGCGATGTGGTTTGTGAGACGCCGTTTCGTTTGCATGGCAAAGATGTTACTCAGCTCATAAAGCAGGACCTGTGCCCTAGGCGCAGTACTGGTGACTCGACTCCTCGCGCCATGCAGCCACCACCTCCTGATCCCCAGCATCGGGTCCCAGTACCTACATCACGTACACATTTTGCGCCAACTAGGGCACCTAAGGCATCCCGGCCACCCAGGATGAGGAGCCGCCCTACTCCACGTGTTACTTCTGGCAGGGACAAGCATGTATTTGGCCCAATTATGGTTTATCAGACAAGGTCCCCTGTACCTATGACATGCCCGAGTATCTGCGTGTGCACATCCCAAAGCCCGGACAGTGGACTGAATGTTAACTGCCAGGAGAGGAAGCTTCACAACATCTCTGATCTGCAACCCAAACCGTCATATCCAAAAAAGCTACATTTAACTGGAAACCATTTACAGATCATATACAGGGCTGATCTGACAGAATATAGCACCCTAGAACTTCTCCACCTGGGGAATAACAGAATCGCTATTATTCAGGATGGGGCCTTTGAGAATCTGACTAATTTGCGTAGGCTTTACCTCAACGGCAACTATATCGAAAGTTTATCACAGGCCTTGTTTGCTGGACTACAGAGCTTGCAGTACCTCTACCTAGAGTACAACATTATCAAGGACATTTTGCCGAACACGTTTAACTCACTGCACAATCTGCAGCTTCTCTTCCTCAACAACAACCTGCTGAGGTCCCTACCTGACAATGTGTTTGGGGGCACAATGCTAACAAGGCTCAATCTCAGAAACAATCACTTCTCACATCTTCCAGTGAGCGGGGTGCTTGACCAGCTCTCAGCATTTGTCCAGATTGATCTCCAGGAGAACCCATGGGAGTGCACGTGTGGCATTGTACCACTGAAGAACTGGATGGAGCTGTCCAGCACTAGCGTGGTTGTTAATGAGATCACGTGTGACTCTCCTTCAAAGCACGCAGGTCGCCTCCTGCGGTCACTACGCAACGATGCTATCTGCTCTGAGAATGACGAGACTCCGGCACCAGCCACCAAGGCACCAACCATTATCAGCATTAGCACTGAAGTCACTCCTTCCTCTGCTGCAACACCTACAGAAGACACACAACCTGAAACACACCAGGAAGTACCCTTGTCTGTACTCATCTTGGGCCTGCTTGTTGTGTTCATTctttcagtgtgttttggggctggcatatttgtatttgtgctCAAGCGGCGCAAGGCAGTGGAGAGTGTCCCAGCTACTGCAGCTGCCAATAGCCTAGATCTGAGCTCTTTCCAAGCGCATTATGGCCATTATGACACAGAACAAAGCACAGGTAAAAGAGAGGGCCATGTCTACAACTATATCCCTGCCGCTGTTGGCCAGATGTGCCCAAACCCCATCTATGTGCAGAAGGAAAATGAGCATGTAGCCTACTATCGCAATTTGAAAGAACTGGGTTTTGCAGCACAAGATCCCAAGAGGGAGGAGTTTGGTCGTAGTCCCACTTATACAATAAGCACTTTGGAACGTGTAGAAGAGAATCCCCAACACAGCAGCTGTGAACCAGAACTTCTTTACCAGAACGTGGCAGAGAGGGTAAGAGAGTTGCCCACCACTGCTCCCTTTGGCTACAGCTTTTGCACTCTGCCCAAAAGGCCATTAGCGCCACCATACGAGGCTGCAGGGCGGCCCAACCGGGAGCGACAGAACAAAACTGTCTTGTATGGGACGCCAAGAAAGCATGCTGAACAGCTGCTCCCTGCTAAGCTGAAAACGGAGCCGGACTACCTCGAGGTTCTAGAGAAACACACTGCAATGAGTCAGCTGTAA